One part of the Coffea eugenioides isolate CCC68of chromosome 10, Ceug_1.0, whole genome shotgun sequence genome encodes these proteins:
- the LOC113750573 gene encoding uncharacterized protein LOC113750573, protein MPLEPQGPHYYSITEPFNMDTATQGKAEAGESSASIDKNLLKQLDRFEEFIRKSQGLNKQGGLDYSELCLFPDMQLPMGFKTPKFSKYDGTGNPKTHPRMFANKLGKPINDENLPVRLFPESLEGDALDWYSNLKPEDMRTWVDLSTAFVRQYEYNCELAPMRATLEGTKRKPSEDHKTCARRWRKLAAKVEPPMTENDIVRTFIKAHDPPYFEEIFRMIGCSFAEIVNKLEEFDEFVKGGKIVNVSTLKMQLEALQGQNNSGKKSQFKGKEGETAFVGDQGPSARPRFSNRIAYSSPYPYYPNSRPIHHTQPRPNYPNVLAPPFQNPQPNVQARPRPPFNPRPIPPPSPNYYYQQTSDTQNSTPYRTFTNLGRPVDQLYEQLKAAGKIGVIPPKIYSKRFPSDYDSQAVCAYHSGAPGHSTNDCRALKHKIHDMIEFGEIVLRKKGEQGPSISTNPFLEHKDAFEASTPNEEI, encoded by the coding sequence ATGCCACTCGAACCTCAGGGACCACATTATTACTCCATCACTGAGCCATTTAACATGGATACCGCCACCCAAGGGAAAGCAGAAGCTGGGGAGTCATCCGCGTCGATAGATAAGAATTTGCTAAAGCAATTGGATCGGTTTGAGGAGTTCAtaaggaaaagccaaggtttgaacaaacaaggaggTCTGGACTACAGCGAGCTGTGCCTATTTCCGGATATGCAATTGCCCATGGGTTTCAAAACGCCCAAGTTTAGCAAGTATGACGGAACAGGCAACCCTAAGACGCATCCCCGaatgtttgccaacaagttgggcaagccaaTAAATGATGAAAACTTGCCAGTTCGGTTATTCCCCGAGAGCTTAGAAGGCGATGCACTAGACTGGTATTCCAATTTAAAGCCTGAAGATATGAGGACATGGGTGGATTTATCAACTGCATTTGTAAGACAATACGAGTACAATTGTGAGCTTGCTCCAATGAGGGCCACACTTGAGGGGACTAAAAGAAAGCCATCTGAGGATCACAAGACGTGTGCAAGGAGATGGAGAAAATTGGCAGCCAAAGTGGAGCCTCCCATGACTGAAAATGATATTGTTCGCACGTTCATCAAAGCTCATGACCCGCCCtattttgaggaaatttttcgaATGATTGGGTGTTCCTTTGCTGAAATTGTCAATAAATTGGAAGAATTTGATGAGTTTGTGAAGGGCGGAAAAATTGTTAATGTGTCAACATTGAAGATGCAACTAGAGGCTCTGCAAGGCCAAAATAACAGTGGGAAGAAATCCCAATTTAAGGGAAAAGAaggggaaactgcttttgttgGGGATCAGGGCCCCTCGGCCAGACCTAGATTTTCAAACCGCATTGCTTATTCATCACCCTATCCATACTACCCAAACTCCCGTCCTATCCACCATACTCAACCTCGACCAAATTATCCAAATGTACTCGCACCACCCTTTCAAAACCCTCAACCAAATGTCCAAGCTAGACCTCGCCCTCCTTTTAACCCAAGACCTATTCCACCCCCTAGCCCAAATTATTACTACCAACAAACCAGTGACACCCAAAATTCAACGCCATACCGAACCTTCACCAATCTAGGTCGGCCTGTTGACCAATTATATGAGCAATTGAAAGCTGCCGGAAAAATTGGTGTTATACCTCCTAAGATCTATTCTAAGCGCTTTCCCTCTGACTATGACTCTCAAGCAGTCTGCgcttatcattctggagctCCCGGGCATTCCACCAATGATTGTCGGGCATTGAAACATAAAATCCATGATATGATCGAATtcggagaaatagtgctaaggaaaaaggGTGAACAAGGACcgagcataagtacaaatccctTTCTCGAACACAAGGAcgcctttgaggcatccacccccaatgaagaaatttga